A portion of the Hoplias malabaricus isolate fHopMal1 chromosome 1, fHopMal1.hap1, whole genome shotgun sequence genome contains these proteins:
- the acyp1 gene encoding acylphosphatase-1, which produces MNKTVLFQTLSVYLLLLKTITMSKEELMSLDYEVYGRVQGVFFRKYTQSEGKKLGLVGWVQNTQAGTVQGQLQGPASKVKKMQEWLKTTGSPQSRITKAEFSNEKTIDSLDFKDFRVAH; this is translated from the exons ATGAACAAAACAGTCCTGTTTCAGACGCTCTCGGTTTATTTATTACTCTTGAAG acCATAACAATGTCCAAAGAGGAACTTATGTCATTGGATTACGAAGTCTATGGGAGGGTCCAAGGTGTGTTCTTTAGAAAATACACTCAG TCAGAAGGGAAGAAGCTTGGCCTGGTTGGATGGGTCCAGAACACTCAGGCTGGAACTGTGCAAGGGCAGCTACAAGGACCAGCCTCGAAAGTCAAAAAGATGCAGGAGTGGCTTAAAACCACTGGGAGTCCTCAGTCACGAATAACAAAAGCAGAATTCAGTAATGAGAAGACAATTGACAGCCTTGATTTCAAGGACTTTAGAGTGGCTCACTAA
- the zc2hc1c gene encoding RNA-binding protein 25 isoform X1: MYRVSMPRVQMMNQPESVHVPLEREMMPDTLPSLWREDMLAQKASSLCSTSDLNKASDRERQISYGKNRQNPDLVQRRFNSATSRRRMDSEDKASDIFKEKCEVENLFPMKAVCHKRAFNLNNCQPNNYFFTQKDLKGLDYLERDRGKGKQTSNKRQEKQYLSKFELSDTLSYEPSWKRDETYGKSSRTYQPTYKDQYGRAINESQLTEEIHRKEVILQEKLLKTVEHMRKTQQGNGSRDKVKREERNKDTRGENALFFPEKEERDWRSTKERERTIGDRKDEGQRERARNSERSNRDDRERWGNHKMETEESYRERRREGIEWEDSKRNTQSWDNYGEITTWERAREVKDKIKRERATERARNEMREWDIKLGNVRDCKEKERVNYIERRSERVKPDKFVEQKYQDEQWDGMDSFKSYSQTKIFSKHDTTNGLTADRHPTQERLLWQHQMMVERETKGDIRTSEQPTERAHQSPPLSQKYTGLRHVELSPEKGSDAHVQLVPCNICQRCFTNDRLERHSRVCEKQQQSKRKVFDSAHFRAKGTDLEAFMKTNSRPMSPEVKKNNWRQKHEAFIHNMRQARAPAPGGLQPQANADVNPDYISCPHCGRRFAPGPAERHIPKCQTIKSRPPPPPRHRR, translated from the exons ATGTATAGAGTCAGTATGCCACGAGTGCAAATGATGAATCAACCTGAATCTGTACATGTGCctttggagagagagatgatgccGGATACACTGCCATCACTGTGGAGAGAAGACATGTTGGCACAGAAAGCCTCATCCTTATGTTCTACATCAGACCTCAACAAGGCAAgcgacagagaaagacagatttCCTATGGCAAAAACAGGCAAAATCCAGACTTGGTCCAGAGGAGGTTCAACTCCGCCACGTCCAGGCGCAGAATGGACTCAGAAGACAAAGCTAGTgacattttcaaggaaaaatgTGAAGTGGAAAATCTTTTTCCTATGAAGGCTGTGTGCCACAAGAGGGCATTTAACCTGAACAACTGCCAACCAAATAATTACTTTTTTACGCAAAAGGACCTAAAGGGACTTGATTAtctggagagagacagaggaaaggGTAAACAGACCAGTAAcaagagacaggagaaacagtATCTGAGTAAATTTGAGCTTTCAGATACTTTATCCTACGAGCCATCATGGAAAAGAGATGAGACTTATGGCAAATCATCCCGTACATATCAGCCAACATATAAGGATCAGTATGGACGTGCTATAAATGAAAGTCAGTTGACAGAAGAGATACACAGAAAGGAAGTAATACTACAAGAAAAGCTGTTAAAGACTGTAGAACATATGAGAAAAACTCAGCAGGGGAATGGATCCAGGGACAAAGTcaaaagagaggagaggaataAGGACACAAGAGGTGAAAATGCGTTGTTCTTTCCTGAAAAAGAGGAACGGGACTGGAGAAGCaccaaagaaagagaaaggaccATAGGAGACAGAAAAGATGAagggcaaagagagagagcccGAAACTCAGAGAGGAGCAACAGAGATGACAGAGAAAGATGGGGGAACCACAAgatggagacagaggagagttatagagagaggaggagagaaggaaTAGAATGGGAGGACAGTAAAAGAAATACTCAGAGTTGGGACAATTATGGAGAAATTACAACCTGGGAAAGAGCAAGAGAAGTCAAAGACAAAATcaaaagagaaagagcaacAGAAAGAGCCAGAAATGAAATGAGAGAATGGGATATTAAATTGGGAAATGTGAGAGACTgtaaagaaaaggagagagtgaATTATATAGAAAGGAGGAGTGAAAGGGTAAAACCTGACAAGTTTGTGGAGCAGAAATATCAGGATGAACAATGGGACGGAATGGACTCATTCAAGTCATattcacaaacaaaaatattctcCAAGCATGACACGACCAATGGGCTTACTGCTGATCGGCACCCGACCCAAGAAAGACTGCTGTGGCAACATCAAATGATGGTAGAAAGGGAAACAAAAGGTGACATCAGAACAAGTGAACAGCCCACTGAAAGAGCTCACCAATCTCCTCCACTCAGCCAGAAGTATACTGGCCTCCGGCATGTGGAATTAAGCCCAGAGAAGGGGTCCGACGCTCATGTCCAACTTGTGCCCTGTAACATATGTCAAAGATGCTTTACTAATGACCGTCTCGAGAGGCATAGCAGAGTTTGTGAGAAACAGCAGCAGTCGAAACGTAAAGTCTTTGACTCAGCACATTTCAGGGCAAAGGGCACAGACCTAGAGGCGTTCATGAAGACAAACAGCCGGCCTATGTCTCCAGAG GTCAAAAAGAACAACTGGCGTCAGAAACATGAGGCATTTATTCACAATATGCGCCAAGCTCGTGCTCCTGCACCAGGTGGTTTGCAGCCCCAGGCAAACGCCGATGTAAATCCAGATTATATAAGCTGTCCCCACTGTGGCAGACGCTTTGCTCCTGGTCCAGCAGAGAGACACATTCCAAAGTGTCAGACCATCAAGAGCagacctccacctcctcctagGCATCGCCGCTGA
- the zc2hc1c gene encoding zinc finger C2HC domain-containing protein 1C isoform X2: MMPDTLPSLWREDMLAQKASSLCSTSDLNKASDRERQISYGKNRQNPDLVQRRFNSATSRRRMDSEDKASDIFKEKCEVENLFPMKAVCHKRAFNLNNCQPNNYFFTQKDLKGLDYLERDRGKGKQTSNKRQEKQYLSKFELSDTLSYEPSWKRDETYGKSSRTYQPTYKDQYGRAINESQLTEEIHRKEVILQEKLLKTVEHMRKTQQGNGSRDKVKREERNKDTRGENALFFPEKEERDWRSTKERERTIGDRKDEGQRERARNSERSNRDDRERWGNHKMETEESYRERRREGIEWEDSKRNTQSWDNYGEITTWERAREVKDKIKRERATERARNEMREWDIKLGNVRDCKEKERVNYIERRSERVKPDKFVEQKYQDEQWDGMDSFKSYSQTKIFSKHDTTNGLTADRHPTQERLLWQHQMMVERETKGDIRTSEQPTERAHQSPPLSQKYTGLRHVELSPEKGSDAHVQLVPCNICQRCFTNDRLERHSRVCEKQQQSKRKVFDSAHFRAKGTDLEAFMKTNSRPMSPEVKKNNWRQKHEAFIHNMRQARAPAPGGLQPQANADVNPDYISCPHCGRRFAPGPAERHIPKCQTIKSRPPPPPRHRR, from the exons atgatgccGGATACACTGCCATCACTGTGGAGAGAAGACATGTTGGCACAGAAAGCCTCATCCTTATGTTCTACATCAGACCTCAACAAGGCAAgcgacagagaaagacagatttCCTATGGCAAAAACAGGCAAAATCCAGACTTGGTCCAGAGGAGGTTCAACTCCGCCACGTCCAGGCGCAGAATGGACTCAGAAGACAAAGCTAGTgacattttcaaggaaaaatgTGAAGTGGAAAATCTTTTTCCTATGAAGGCTGTGTGCCACAAGAGGGCATTTAACCTGAACAACTGCCAACCAAATAATTACTTTTTTACGCAAAAGGACCTAAAGGGACTTGATTAtctggagagagacagaggaaaggGTAAACAGACCAGTAAcaagagacaggagaaacagtATCTGAGTAAATTTGAGCTTTCAGATACTTTATCCTACGAGCCATCATGGAAAAGAGATGAGACTTATGGCAAATCATCCCGTACATATCAGCCAACATATAAGGATCAGTATGGACGTGCTATAAATGAAAGTCAGTTGACAGAAGAGATACACAGAAAGGAAGTAATACTACAAGAAAAGCTGTTAAAGACTGTAGAACATATGAGAAAAACTCAGCAGGGGAATGGATCCAGGGACAAAGTcaaaagagaggagaggaataAGGACACAAGAGGTGAAAATGCGTTGTTCTTTCCTGAAAAAGAGGAACGGGACTGGAGAAGCaccaaagaaagagaaaggaccATAGGAGACAGAAAAGATGAagggcaaagagagagagcccGAAACTCAGAGAGGAGCAACAGAGATGACAGAGAAAGATGGGGGAACCACAAgatggagacagaggagagttatagagagaggaggagagaaggaaTAGAATGGGAGGACAGTAAAAGAAATACTCAGAGTTGGGACAATTATGGAGAAATTACAACCTGGGAAAGAGCAAGAGAAGTCAAAGACAAAATcaaaagagaaagagcaacAGAAAGAGCCAGAAATGAAATGAGAGAATGGGATATTAAATTGGGAAATGTGAGAGACTgtaaagaaaaggagagagtgaATTATATAGAAAGGAGGAGTGAAAGGGTAAAACCTGACAAGTTTGTGGAGCAGAAATATCAGGATGAACAATGGGACGGAATGGACTCATTCAAGTCATattcacaaacaaaaatattctcCAAGCATGACACGACCAATGGGCTTACTGCTGATCGGCACCCGACCCAAGAAAGACTGCTGTGGCAACATCAAATGATGGTAGAAAGGGAAACAAAAGGTGACATCAGAACAAGTGAACAGCCCACTGAAAGAGCTCACCAATCTCCTCCACTCAGCCAGAAGTATACTGGCCTCCGGCATGTGGAATTAAGCCCAGAGAAGGGGTCCGACGCTCATGTCCAACTTGTGCCCTGTAACATATGTCAAAGATGCTTTACTAATGACCGTCTCGAGAGGCATAGCAGAGTTTGTGAGAAACAGCAGCAGTCGAAACGTAAAGTCTTTGACTCAGCACATTTCAGGGCAAAGGGCACAGACCTAGAGGCGTTCATGAAGACAAACAGCCGGCCTATGTCTCCAGAG GTCAAAAAGAACAACTGGCGTCAGAAACATGAGGCATTTATTCACAATATGCGCCAAGCTCGTGCTCCTGCACCAGGTGGTTTGCAGCCCCAGGCAAACGCCGATGTAAATCCAGATTATATAAGCTGTCCCCACTGTGGCAGACGCTTTGCTCCTGGTCCAGCAGAGAGACACATTCCAAAGTGTCAGACCATCAAGAGCagacctccacctcctcctagGCATCGCCGCTGA